The Fulvivirga ligni genome window below encodes:
- a CDS encoding tetratricopeptide repeat protein, with translation MNSNRINQLLDFLKEDPNDAFTLYALATEYRKSDTDKALEYYEVLLNDHPDYLATYYHAANLYLDLEDRDKAEKVFVKGIELAKQQNNSLLLRELQNAYNNFLFDD, from the coding sequence ATGAATTCTAACCGTATAAATCAACTACTTGACTTTTTAAAAGAAGATCCAAACGATGCCTTCACTCTTTATGCGCTGGCCACAGAATATAGAAAATCTGATACGGACAAAGCACTGGAATATTATGAGGTCTTGCTCAATGATCACCCTGACTACTTAGCTACCTACTACCACGCGGCTAACCTTTACCTGGATTTGGAAGATAGAGATAAAGCAGAAAAAGTATTTGTAAAAGGAATTGAGCTGGCCAAACAACAAAACAATTCCTTACTACTTCGTGAACTTCAAAATGCTTATAATAACTTCTTATTTGATGATTAA
- a CDS encoding bifunctional nuclease family protein, producing the protein MDKIKLEILGLSSSQSQSGSFALVLGETDGSRRLPIIIGMFEAQAIAIEIEKIIPNRPMTHDLFKSFAQGFDYKVEEIVISDLKEGVFFAKIMCSNGEKSIEIDARPSDAIAIGLRFDAPIYTYEAILAEAGIVLTDESEDDIAEIKSEIKSSEKKEAKKGDDLKNLSIDKLNEMLDDAIEKEDYEKAAKIRDELSRRN; encoded by the coding sequence GTGGATAAGATAAAATTAGAAATATTAGGTCTGTCATCTAGTCAATCACAGTCGGGCTCTTTTGCTCTGGTACTGGGAGAAACTGATGGAAGTAGAAGATTGCCGATCATCATTGGAATGTTCGAAGCGCAAGCTATAGCAATAGAGATAGAGAAAATTATCCCTAATAGACCCATGACACATGATTTGTTTAAGTCATTTGCTCAGGGGTTTGATTATAAGGTAGAAGAGATAGTAATCTCTGATCTTAAGGAAGGGGTTTTCTTTGCAAAGATTATGTGTAGCAACGGTGAGAAATCAATAGAAATTGATGCCCGACCGTCTGATGCCATAGCTATAGGTCTTCGTTTTGATGCACCCATTTATACATATGAGGCAATTTTGGCAGAAGCAGGTATCGTGCTTACAGATGAGTCTGAAGATGATATCGCTGAGATAAAAAGTGAAATAAAGTCATCTGAGAAGAAGGAGGCTAAGAAAGGTGATGATCTAAAGAACCTTTCTATAGATAAGCTAAACGAGATGCTGGATGATGCCATAGAAAAAGAAGACTACGAAAAGGCAGCTAAAATAAGAGACGAATTAAGTAGAAGAAACTAA
- a CDS encoding electron transfer flavoprotein subunit alpha/FixB family protein: protein MSILVFVESAEGKVKKTSLEAVAYAAAMGGDVTALALGNNIDQSELESLGNFGASKVLHANDEKLNQGVIQAYATVISKAMESAGAEVLVLANSSLGNPVSARVAVKLDASLVSNVVELPDTNGGFKVKRSIYTGKAFANVELTKDKKIIAIKKNAAEVKETGGSASVEAFSVDLGDSEFDTKITSTDKATGEVLLPEAEIVVSGGRGLKGPENWGMIEDLAKELGAATGCSKPVSDMDWRPHHEHVGQTGVKVSPQLYIAVGISGAIQHLAGVNSSKYIVVINKDPEAPFFKAADYGIVGDAFEVVPKLTEAIRAAK, encoded by the coding sequence ATGTCAATATTAGTTTTTGTAGAAAGTGCTGAAGGCAAGGTGAAGAAAACTTCTCTTGAGGCTGTAGCTTATGCAGCAGCTATGGGTGGAGATGTTACTGCTTTAGCTTTAGGTAATAATATAGATCAGTCAGAGCTTGAGTCTTTGGGTAACTTCGGTGCCTCTAAAGTGCTTCATGCTAATGATGAAAAATTAAATCAGGGTGTAATCCAGGCTTATGCTACGGTAATCAGCAAGGCTATGGAAAGTGCTGGCGCTGAGGTGCTTGTGCTTGCTAATTCATCTTTGGGTAATCCCGTATCTGCCAGGGTGGCTGTTAAATTAGATGCCAGTTTGGTTTCTAACGTAGTAGAATTACCGGACACTAACGGAGGATTTAAAGTGAAGAGAAGCATTTACACTGGTAAAGCATTTGCCAATGTAGAGCTTACAAAAGACAAGAAAATTATAGCTATCAAAAAGAATGCTGCAGAAGTGAAAGAAACAGGTGGTTCTGCCTCTGTGGAAGCCTTCTCAGTAGATTTGGGTGATAGCGAATTTGATACTAAAATCACCAGTACTGATAAGGCTACGGGTGAAGTGCTTTTACCAGAAGCAGAAATTGTAGTTTCTGGCGGAAGAGGATTGAAAGGTCCTGAAAACTGGGGCATGATCGAAGATCTTGCCAAAGAACTAGGTGCCGCTACCGGTTGTAGCAAGCCAGTATCTGATATGGACTGGAGACCTCACCATGAGCACGTAGGACAAACTGGAGTAAAGGTAAGTCCGCAATTATACATTGCTGTTGGTATTTCAGGAGCTATACAGCACTTAGCAGGGGTTAACTCTTCTAAGTATATTGTAGTGATCAATAAAGATCCTGAAGCGCCATTTTTCAAAGCAGCTGACTACGGTATAGTAGGAGATGCTTTCGAAGTGGTACCTAAATTAACTGAAGCAATTAGAGCAGCCAAGTAA
- a CDS encoding electron transfer flavoprotein subunit beta/FixA family protein yields the protein MKILVCITHVPDTTSRIAFTNGDTEFDKNGVQYIIGPYDDYALARAVELKEQSGGSITVLNVGTAETEPTIRKALAIGADEAIRVNAEPTDSFFVAKEIAHVAKDAGYDLILMGRESIDFNGGMVHGMVGELLGLPSVSPVMTLDIEGDTAKMTREIEGGKENIEVKMPFVAGCQEPIAEWKIPNMRGIMSARTKPLNVVEPSVSEQSTKLEKYEMPPAKGDVKMVDADNVAELVNLLKNDAKVI from the coding sequence ATGAAAATACTAGTTTGTATAACACATGTGCCTGATACAACTTCACGTATTGCTTTTACCAATGGCGATACTGAGTTTGATAAGAACGGCGTACAATACATCATTGGGCCTTACGACGACTATGCATTAGCCAGAGCCGTAGAGCTAAAAGAGCAAAGTGGTGGATCTATTACTGTTTTAAACGTAGGAACTGCAGAAACAGAGCCTACAATAAGAAAAGCTTTAGCTATTGGTGCTGATGAGGCTATCAGAGTTAATGCTGAGCCTACAGACTCTTTCTTTGTAGCCAAAGAAATAGCTCATGTAGCAAAAGATGCTGGTTATGACCTGATCCTTATGGGAAGAGAATCTATCGATTTCAATGGCGGTATGGTTCATGGTATGGTAGGTGAGCTTTTAGGTTTGCCATCTGTTTCGCCTGTAATGACTTTGGATATAGAAGGTGATACAGCCAAAATGACCAGAGAGATAGAAGGAGGTAAAGAAAATATTGAGGTTAAGATGCCGTTTGTTGCTGGCTGTCAGGAACCTATTGCAGAATGGAAAATACCTAATATGAGAGGTATTATGTCTGCCAGAACAAAACCTTTGAACGTAGTGGAGCCATCAGTTTCTGAGCAAAGTACTAAGCTTGAGAAATATGAAATGCCACCTGCTAAAGGTGATGTGAAAATGGTTGATGCCGATAACGTAGCAGAGTTAGTTAACTTGCTTAAAAACGATGCTAAAGTAATTTAA
- a CDS encoding 3'-5' exonuclease, whose amino-acid sequence MKLKLRNPLTFFDLETTGTSVVNDRIIEISVVKVMPNGETIIKTNKINPTVPIPAETSVIHGIYDEDVKDAPTFKNIAKSLTKFLEGSDLAGFNILKFDVPMLVEEFLRVGIDFDVSKRKLIDAQKIFHMMEKRTLSAAYKFYCDKELTDAHSAEADTLATLAVLEAQVVKYEGQEVVDNLGNKLGVIENDMEKLHALTSSNMVDLAGRIILNKEGVACFNFGKHRNQPVATVLKSEPNYYNWMMNGDFPQDTKRRLTEIKLKAFASFNK is encoded by the coding sequence ATGAAGCTTAAATTAAGAAATCCATTAACATTTTTTGACCTGGAAACTACCGGAACCAGTGTAGTGAATGACAGAATCATTGAGATATCTGTGGTGAAAGTGATGCCTAATGGAGAAACTATTATTAAGACCAATAAAATAAATCCCACTGTACCTATTCCAGCGGAGACCAGTGTTATCCATGGAATATACGATGAGGATGTAAAGGATGCACCTACCTTTAAGAACATAGCTAAGAGCCTCACCAAGTTTTTGGAAGGTTCTGACTTAGCCGGCTTCAACATACTGAAGTTTGATGTGCCTATGCTAGTAGAGGAGTTTTTAAGAGTAGGTATAGACTTCGACGTAAGCAAAAGAAAACTTATAGATGCTCAAAAAATCTTTCACATGATGGAGAAGAGAACACTATCTGCTGCTTACAAATTTTATTGTGACAAAGAGCTTACTGATGCGCATAGTGCAGAGGCTGATACATTAGCCACGTTAGCAGTACTAGAGGCTCAAGTGGTAAAATATGAAGGCCAGGAAGTGGTAGACAATTTAGGCAACAAGCTGGGTGTTATTGAAAATGACATGGAAAAGCTTCATGCACTTACCTCTTCTAATATGGTAGATCTAGCTGGAAGGATTATTCTTAATAAAGAAGGTGTGGCTTGCTTTAACTTTGGCAAACACCGTAACCAGCCAGTGGCTACAGTACTTAAATCTGAGCCTAACTACTATAACTGGATGATGAATGGCGATTTTCCGCAAGATACCAAGAGGCGGCTTACAGAGATAAAACTGAAAGCATTTGCGTCTTTCAATAAGTAA
- a CDS encoding zinc-binding dehydrogenase has protein sequence MKALVLTSPGAIEIIDIDKPKCGEGEVLVKMQAAALNKRDQFIREGKYPNIELNSVLGSDGVGEVVELGAGVDKKWSGQQVIINPNRDWGPDKDVQSREYSILGMPSHGTFAEYVKVPANRIHRMPQGLSAEEAAALPLAGLTAYRACFHHGKITHGAHVLISGFGGGVAQFAFQFSIAVGAKVYVTSGRPEKINMALEMGAAGGFNYKLPNWYKNPWQTKGGFDVVIDSAGGDQVNSFLKIMRPGGRVVFYGATNGLPSSIDLYRMFWNQITLQGSTMGNDTEFVEMLRFVEKHDIKPLLSSVKPFDNIVESFNEIAKPSKMGKVVVKF, from the coding sequence ATGAAGGCATTAGTTTTAACTTCTCCGGGAGCAATTGAGATTATAGATATAGACAAGCCAAAGTGTGGTGAAGGTGAAGTATTGGTGAAAATGCAGGCCGCCGCTTTGAATAAAAGAGATCAGTTTATTCGTGAGGGTAAATACCCCAACATTGAATTGAACTCTGTATTGGGCTCAGACGGAGTGGGTGAAGTTGTAGAGTTGGGTGCTGGTGTAGATAAGAAATGGTCTGGCCAGCAGGTAATTATTAATCCTAACCGTGATTGGGGCCCCGATAAGGATGTGCAAAGCCGTGAATACTCTATTCTGGGCATGCCTTCTCATGGTACTTTTGCTGAATATGTAAAAGTGCCAGCTAATAGAATTCATAGAATGCCTCAAGGATTGTCAGCTGAAGAGGCCGCGGCATTACCTTTAGCTGGTCTTACCGCATATAGAGCCTGTTTCCATCATGGTAAGATTACGCATGGGGCTCATGTGCTTATCTCAGGTTTTGGTGGTGGAGTTGCTCAGTTTGCCTTTCAGTTTTCCATTGCGGTAGGTGCTAAAGTTTATGTTACCAGCGGCCGTCCTGAAAAAATTAATATGGCTCTGGAGATGGGAGCTGCCGGTGGGTTCAATTATAAATTGCCTAACTGGTACAAGAATCCTTGGCAAACCAAAGGCGGTTTTGACGTAGTGATTGATAGTGCTGGAGGAGATCAGGTAAATAGTTTTCTAAAGATTATGAGACCTGGTGGCAGGGTAGTTTTCTATGGCGCAACTAACGGCCTGCCGTCATCCATAGACCTCTACAGAATGTTCTGGAACCAGATCACACTACAAGGTAGCACCATGGGTAATGATACTGAATTTGTAGAAATGCTCAGGTTCGTAGAGAAGCATGACATTAAGCCATTGCTCAGTTCTGTGAAGCCTTTTGATAATATTGTAGAGTCATTTAACGAAATAGCTAAGCCATCCAAAATGGGTAAAGTGGTCGTTAAATTTTAG
- a CDS encoding M48 family metallopeptidase, translated as MIKKILFLFGLGLFLYSCASVPVTGRTQLNLVPNSEILPMSYDQYQQVLKENKVSTNQQYVTMVKSVGKKIQAAVEQYMAQNGMSSNLNGYSWEFNVIESDEVNAWCMPGGKVAFYTGIMPICKDETGVAVVMGHEVAHAIANHGRERMSESLVANLGLTSLSAALGEDPSLTKQLLYQSVGIGTQIGMLKFSRTHESEADHIGLIFMAMAGYNPQEAPVFWERMEANSSGSRPPEFLSTHPHPATRIADLKKEMPEAMKYYKAGN; from the coding sequence ATGATAAAAAAGATTTTATTCCTTTTTGGCCTGGGGCTGTTTCTATATAGCTGCGCCAGTGTGCCGGTAACAGGAAGGACTCAGCTTAACCTTGTGCCTAATTCTGAGATCCTGCCTATGAGTTATGATCAGTACCAGCAGGTACTAAAAGAAAACAAGGTTTCTACTAACCAACAGTATGTAACCATGGTAAAGTCAGTGGGTAAAAAAATACAAGCTGCAGTGGAGCAATATATGGCTCAAAATGGCATGTCTTCTAACCTAAATGGGTACTCGTGGGAGTTTAATGTAATAGAGTCTGATGAAGTGAACGCCTGGTGTATGCCTGGTGGAAAGGTGGCTTTCTATACAGGGATTATGCCCATCTGTAAAGATGAAACTGGCGTGGCTGTAGTTATGGGCCATGAGGTGGCTCACGCTATAGCCAATCATGGTAGAGAAAGAATGAGCGAATCACTAGTGGCCAACTTAGGTTTAACATCTTTAAGTGCGGCATTAGGGGAGGATCCAAGCCTTACCAAGCAGCTACTTTACCAGTCTGTAGGTATAGGAACTCAAATAGGAATGCTTAAATTTTCCAGAACACATGAGTCTGAAGCAGATCATATCGGTTTGATATTCATGGCGATGGCTGGTTATAATCCCCAAGAAGCGCCGGTATTCTGGGAACGTATGGAGGCCAATAGCAGTGGTAGCAGACCGCCAGAGTTTTTATCTACTCACCCACACCCGGCTACAAGAATAGCAGACCTGAAAAAGGAAATGCCTGAAGCTATGAAGTATTATAAAGCAGGGAACTAA
- a CDS encoding UDP-N-acetylmuramate--L-alanine ligase, producing the protein MQNIHFIAIGGSIMHNLAIALHKKGYTISGSDDEIFEPSYSKLKKYDLLPKQEGWQTDLITNDLDAVIVGMHAKPDNPELAKAKELGIKIYSFPEYIYEQSKDKQRVVIAGSHGKTSITSIVIHVLKHFKRKFDFAVGAQLEGFELMVQLTDAPIIIIEGDEYLSSPIDSTPKFLKYHHHIGLISGVAWDHINVFPSEENYVSQFDKFADASPKAGTLVYCEEDPMATVIGAKGREDVHEIAYNTHPYVIENGTTYLINGKENIPIKIFGKHNLQNINGAKEVLKKIGISEEEFYDAIESFKGPHNRLQLVKQNEQTAVYKDFAHAPSKVKATTLALREQYAERDLVACLELHTFSSLNKSFLSQYKGSMKYSYKPIVYYNPDTIAHKGLEPISKEDIIKAFDERNLKVYTDSNELMAYLKDQNWKDKNLLLMSSGTFNHLNYEELATEIIN; encoded by the coding sequence ATGCAGAACATACACTTTATTGCCATAGGCGGTAGCATAATGCACAACCTCGCTATTGCGCTGCATAAAAAGGGGTATACTATTAGTGGTTCTGATGATGAAATTTTCGAACCATCATACAGTAAACTAAAGAAATACGACTTACTTCCTAAGCAGGAAGGCTGGCAAACCGATTTAATTACCAACGACCTTGATGCCGTTATAGTAGGAATGCACGCTAAGCCGGACAACCCGGAATTAGCAAAGGCCAAAGAACTAGGAATAAAGATATACTCATTCCCTGAATATATTTACGAGCAATCTAAAGATAAGCAGAGAGTGGTAATAGCAGGTAGTCATGGTAAAACTTCCATCACCTCAATAGTAATCCATGTATTGAAGCACTTCAAACGCAAGTTCGACTTTGCCGTAGGTGCGCAGCTGGAAGGCTTTGAATTGATGGTACAGCTTACTGATGCTCCTATCATTATTATAGAAGGTGATGAATACTTATCATCTCCTATAGACTCCACTCCTAAATTTTTAAAGTATCACCATCACATTGGTCTTATCAGTGGAGTAGCGTGGGATCACATTAACGTATTCCCATCTGAAGAAAACTATGTAAGCCAGTTTGACAAATTCGCAGATGCCTCACCAAAGGCCGGTACTTTGGTGTACTGCGAGGAAGATCCTATGGCTACAGTAATAGGAGCTAAAGGGCGTGAAGATGTACATGAAATTGCTTACAACACTCACCCTTACGTAATAGAAAATGGGACCACTTATCTGATTAACGGAAAAGAGAATATTCCTATCAAGATATTTGGAAAGCATAACCTACAAAACATCAATGGCGCTAAAGAAGTACTGAAAAAAATCGGTATCTCTGAAGAAGAGTTTTATGATGCCATTGAATCTTTTAAAGGTCCGCATAACAGATTGCAGCTTGTGAAGCAAAACGAGCAAACCGCTGTCTACAAAGACTTTGCTCATGCACCTTCAAAGGTAAAAGCCACAACTTTGGCACTTAGAGAGCAATATGCAGAAAGAGATTTGGTAGCCTGCCTTGAGCTACATACGTTCAGCAGTCTTAACAAGAGCTTTCTGTCTCAGTATAAGGGAAGCATGAAATATTCGTATAAACCTATCGTTTATTATAACCCGGATACGATTGCTCACAAAGGTCTGGAGCCTATCAGCAAAGAGGACATTATAAAGGCCTTTGATGAAAGAAACCTGAAGGTATATACTGACAGCAATGAATTAATGGCATATCTGAAAGATCAGAACTGGAAAGACAAAAACCTGCTTTTAATGAGCTCAGGAACGTTTAACCATCTGAATTACGAAGAATTAGCTACAGAAATTATAAACTAA
- the dnaB gene encoding replicative DNA helicase, producing the protein MENNSSLRVGLKPNRMARDVNDGLGKVPPQAIDLEEAVLGALMLEKDALTTVIDILKPGSFYKDAHKEIYNAIVELFNNSEPVDMRTVANQLRKNAKLEMTGGSYYLAELTSKVSSAANVEFHARVIIEMSIKRELIRVSSEIQHDAYEDTTDVFQLLDKTESSLFEISEANIRKNYDNMRSLMAQAIQELEERKNHKDGLTGVPSGFSALDRVTSGWQRTDLVIIAARPAMGKTAFVVSALRNAAVDFNHAVAIFSLEMSSVQLVNRLISAEAELESEKIKKGNLADYEWQQLIHKTNKLSSAPIFIDDTPALSILELRAKCRRLKAQNDIQLIVIDYLQLMSGDSGKGGGNREQEIASISRALKQIAKELNVPVIALSQLSRAVETRGGDKRPQLSDLRESGSIEQDADMVMFLYRPEYYGITEDENGMPTTGTGEVIIAKHRSGSLENVSLKFIGKYTKFADLDPGGFAGGGFPDAGGIPAEFDDSPGTITLGSRLNEDNGNSSGGGFGYSGPDEDDAPF; encoded by the coding sequence ATGGAAAATAATTCGTCTCTCAGAGTAGGGCTGAAGCCAAATCGTATGGCGCGTGATGTAAACGATGGTTTGGGGAAAGTTCCTCCTCAGGCAATCGATCTGGAAGAGGCAGTTTTGGGTGCGTTAATGCTTGAAAAAGACGCACTTACCACCGTAATTGATATTCTAAAACCAGGTAGTTTTTATAAGGATGCTCACAAGGAAATTTATAATGCCATTGTGGAGCTCTTTAATAACTCGGAGCCAGTAGATATGCGTACTGTGGCTAATCAGCTACGTAAGAACGCCAAGCTGGAAATGACGGGGGGATCTTATTACCTGGCTGAGCTTACGTCTAAGGTAAGTTCTGCGGCTAACGTAGAATTTCATGCGCGTGTAATAATTGAGATGTCAATTAAACGTGAATTAATTCGCGTATCATCTGAGATTCAGCACGATGCTTATGAAGATACTACTGATGTATTTCAGCTGTTAGATAAAACAGAATCATCTCTTTTCGAAATCTCTGAAGCTAACATCCGAAAGAACTATGATAACATGCGTTCTTTGATGGCTCAGGCTATTCAAGAATTAGAGGAAAGGAAAAATCATAAAGACGGACTTACCGGGGTGCCAAGTGGCTTCTCTGCTTTAGATAGAGTAACATCTGGCTGGCAAAGAACTGACCTTGTGATCATTGCGGCTCGTCCTGCGATGGGTAAAACCGCATTCGTAGTTTCTGCACTTAGAAACGCGGCCGTAGACTTTAACCATGCTGTGGCTATCTTCTCACTGGAGATGTCATCAGTACAGCTGGTAAACAGGCTTATCTCTGCTGAGGCAGAGCTGGAAAGTGAAAAGATTAAAAAGGGAAACCTGGCTGATTATGAGTGGCAGCAGCTAATTCATAAAACCAATAAGCTAAGTAGTGCCCCAATATTTATAGATGATACTCCGGCGCTTTCCATTCTTGAATTAAGAGCGAAGTGTAGACGTCTTAAAGCTCAGAACGACATTCAGCTGATAGTTATTGACTACTTGCAGCTGATGAGTGGAGACTCTGGTAAAGGTGGGGGTAACCGTGAGCAGGAAATTGCATCCATATCCAGGGCGCTGAAGCAGATTGCAAAAGAGCTTAACGTACCGGTAATTGCACTATCTCAGTTAAGTAGGGCCGTGGAAACCAGGGGTGGAGATAAGAGACCACAGCTTTCGGATTTGAGGGAATCAGGATCAATTGAGCAGGATGCGGATATGGTAATGTTCCTTTACCGTCCTGAATACTACGGTATTACTGAAGATGAGAATGGTATGCCTACCACGGGTACTGGTGAAGTAATCATCGCGAAGCACAGAAGTGGTTCATTAGAAAACGTTAGTCTTAAATTTATTGGTAAATACACCAAATTCGCAGATTTGGATCCAGGAGGCTTTGCTGGCGGAGGATTCCCTGATGCTGGTGGTATACCTGCAGAGTTTGACGATAGTCCTGGTACTATCACTTTGGGAAGTAGATTAAACGAGGATAATGGCAATTCTTCAGGCGGTGGCTTTGGTTATAGCGGTCCGGATGAGGACGATGCTCCTTTCTAA